In the Triticum aestivum cultivar Chinese Spring chromosome 2B, IWGSC CS RefSeq v2.1, whole genome shotgun sequence genome, CTCAAGATCAACCCTCTAAGTTGTCTCTGTTGAGCACACCCGATAATTCTTCACCCTTTGGAAGCTTGTCCACGAGACGCAACTTGATGAGTCCGTCAAGGATGACATTGTGTGGAAGCATACGACTAGTGGCACTATTCGGCGGCCTCCGCTTACAAGACGCGATTCCTTGGCATGGCCTTCTCTCCTTTGGACGTGGTTGGCTATTCAAGATTGAATTTGGACCGCCGATAGGTTGAAAAAGTGGGGATGGATAATTGCGGGCTTTGCCCTCTCTGCAAGAGAGTACAAGAGTGCAGCACACACCTCTTATTTTAATGTCGTTACACCTTGAGGCTTTGGGGATTGGTCATTGGAAAGCTAGGGCTTGAGGATTTGGAGTGGCCTCTTGGCATTTGGAGGGCTCCGTAAAGGATTGGTGGGCAAGCTAGTAGAACCGGTGCCGGCACCAAGTAGAACGGGCTTCGCTTACCATGCTTATATCGTGGGCCATATGAAACAAGCGCGCCGTCAACAATTTTGCTAAACAACATCATGACCGAGGCAAATTTTTGGGTCACCGCCAGAGCAAAGAAGTTAGGGTCGATCATGTCGCGAGAATAATAGTTCATGTCGTGTTTTGGTGGTTTGTAACAAACTCTACGCTCTTCTTAATTAACGGATGAGACAAATCTTTTGTCTCCGTTTTGAAAAAGAAAAGAGTTCTGAATTCCGACAAACGACCAGAGTTCTGAAGATGCTCTCCCTACTCATACATGGAGTTCAGAATTCAGATATCAGAACCTTCGGAGTACTAGCAAGCTGCTCCACTGGGTGTCAGTCACGCCTGTTTTGTTCGGTCGTGTGCCGCCGGTCTCGGCGCAGGTTCTGTCGGGTTTGTCCCTGCCGCCGTCTTCCACTCCCACCACAGCCGCTGCCGCCGTGGCGTCCCCGCTCGTCGGACTCCACGTCGGCCTGACAAAGACGCCGCCGGAGGACGCGGTAATTTTGTTCTCCGTTCACAAGGCGCCAACAGCCGGTCCCAATCATGATGGACACATCGCTCTGCTCGATTCAGTTGCTCGGAATGTTCTAGCCACGCACTGTGTTTAGTTCAGTTGACATAAAGAATTCCGAATGTGGAAGCCTGGAGGCCATCTCTCCCGGCCATTTGGAGGCATCTGCTTGGAATTGGGGGAGACCTCCATGCGTTGAAGTTGCCAGTAGGTTCGAGCTCGACGTCTCGCTCGTCAATGGCGCCGTTCGTGCCCACAGCTCGGTAACAAAATCGTATAGAAATGAAGAGTCGTTGTAGCCATTGTCACTGCGCACAATGCGAAATGTTTACCCCTGCCTATAAATTGGCTCTCCTCACCAAGAACACCTCATCTCACTCACGCTTGATCCGTCGATCTCTAGGTGATAATAACGAGATTAGCTCAGCTTAGCTCGGGAGCAGCAAGTAGCTGCTGATCAAGAGCCATGGCTGCCAGTTCCGAGCTTGCGATTTTGGTGGCATGCGCGCTGCTGTTAGCTGCGGCGTGCGGAGGTgcccccgacgacgtgcccgagcTCGAGGTCGGGTACTACGAGGAGACGTGTCCCGAGGCGGAGTCCATCGTGAGGGCCGCCGTGAGCGAGGCCGTCGCCGCGGacgccggcgtcggcgccggccTCATCCGCCTCctcttccacgactgcttcgtccaGGTACACACACACATTCAAGCATGCGCATGCACGCGCACTAGCAAATACTCGCATTGCTCACTGAGTTGCTGACACGTATGCGCGTGTAATGGTGCGCAGGGCTGCGACGCGTCGGTGCTGCTGGACCCGACGGCGTCGAACCCACGGCCGGAGAAGCTCGGCCCGCCCAACTTCCACAGCCTGCGGGGCTTCGAGGCGATCGACGCGGCTAAGGCCGCCGTGGAGGAGGCGTGCCCCGGcaccgtctcctgcgccgacatcgTCGCCTTCGCCGCGCGCGACGCGTCCTACCTCCTGAGCGGCTACCGCGTCGACTTCACGATGCCGGCGGGCCGCCTCGACGGCCGGCGCTCGAATGCCTCAGACACGGTCCCGTCCCTCCCCCCGGCGTCCGCCAGCTTCACCGAGCTTGTCGACAATTTCGCCAGGCAGGGCCTCGACGCGGAGGACATGGTCGTGCTCTCCGGCGCGCACTCCGTCGGCCACGCCCGCTGCTCGACCTTCGCCGCGGGCCGCACGGCCGTCGACGCCGACGCCGACATCGACCCGTCGTTCGCGAGGTCGCTGCGGAGGAGGTGCGCCCGGGCGGGGAACAGCACCGACGGAAAGGAGCAAGACGAGCCGACGGTGAGCCAGGACACGGTGACCCCGACGGAGCTGGACAGCCAGTACTACCGCAACGTGCTGAAGCGCAGGGTGCTGCTCGCCTCCGACGCGGCGCTCCTGGAGACCCCGGAGGCGGCGCGGATGGTGCGGGACAGCGCGAGCGTCGGCGGGCGGTGGGAGAAGAAGTTCGCGAAGGCCATGGTGAAGATGGCCGGCATCGGCGTGAAGAAGGCCGGCCGCCATGCCGAGATCAGGGCGAACTGCAGGGTCGTCAACTACTGAAAGCCATTAACGTATGGTGCCGTTGTGCATGCGTCCATTGTTCCATATATGATTTGTCCCGTTCCCGTCACCCTGTGAAGCATTATTTTCAGTTCTTTATTTGTTGGTTTCGTTCTTGCGAGCTCGCCGTCTCGTCTGTTGATTCGTTGATTTGTCCACGCAAAAATGAATAAAATATATTCTCTGGTGTTGATGTTTTGATTGTTTTCTCCGAAGACTTCTGAATTCTGACGCTCGCTCTTTGGCAACGGACAACAAAGAACACTTCCGTGCGTCTCACGGGCAGGGCAGCCGCTCCAGTTGTCGCGAAAGGAAATCTCATGCGTGACAAGCTCCAAAAAAAAAGTGACAAATAATTATAGtattattattttgtttcaaaGTTTGTGCTAGATACTCTCGTTAGAGCATCTCCGGCTGTTGGACCCCAGGGGACACGTAAAATCGCCGTCGGGGAGCGAGCCCGCGCAAAAAGTCGGTCTGGGGACGAGTGGGTTCCCAGCCGCCgatcccagggccgcccccagacgCCGTTTAAGTTAAAAAAAAACATTCGGCAAAGTTCAGCTAAACTCGGCTAAAATTCGGCAAATTtggcatatattagacatgttcgGCAATTTACATAGCAAATTTATCTAAAAAAAGGTCAAAACTACAACTAAGGGGCGAAGAAGTCGCTAAACGCGGCGTAGTCgccgccgtcggcggcggcggccctctcctccttgacgcggccgccctTGCTGGACCCCTGCCCAGCGTCGCCATGGCAgactggtggcggtggcggcgcatcgtcgtcgttgctgtcgtcgaggacgacgagcctccttcgtcgcggccccgaCGGCGCTGTTCGTAGTGctgcagggcggcgcactggcgctccttcTCCATCTTGAGATAGTCGCGTGCGCCCATTTCAAGGCCGCCTCCTCGTTGAGCTCCACgtcgccgtgctccgtcttcacggcggggagCCCTGGCTCCGTTTTCACGGCCACGAGCCCCGGCTCTGTCTTTGGTTTGATGAAGCgtggaggagccgacgaggaggcgcgccggccgccctcgtttaTGACGATGCTGGCGCTGCGAGTGCACCGGCCGAACGGCGTCTCcgctgcgggctcggccttgacgccgagcaacgCCGGCGAGCCGGAGGAGTGAGAAGAAGAACGGTAGGAGGAGTGCGAGAAGGAAGTCGACGAGGAaccgaacctcctgggcatccattgcccTCCGCGCAGGCGGTGGGCCGAGGCGGTCGCCGTGGCAGGGTATGCCAGCGGCGgttcgttgccgccctcgaggtacgatAGCACGCCGTCGAGCGTGCGGCCCGGGGTGCCCCACCACAcacggcgcccctcgctgttcttgacgccgcccaccaccggcgccccgttggtggacgccagcctcgGCTCCTGGCGGCGCTGGAAGTACGCTGCCCTCGCCGTGTGGTTGTCGACagcgtactgggggagggcgagCTGCTCCTCTATGAGGGAGGCTCGCACGCGGTCGATCTCGGCGACGAAGTAGGCGGGGCGTGCCTCGACGTTGGGCACcaggggaatgggcactcccccattgctgagtctccaccccgtcggccTGGCGCGCATGTTCGGTGGCGCCGAGATGTTCGCCTTAAACAGGAGCCACGCCTCCCACTCGTGAagtgagcggcggccgaagccgttggccgccgccgcgtTGCCGAGGAAACGCGCGGCCATCGGGCttgggagtgagagggagagagagggaagaagCGTCGGCGGCTGCGCACGGGAGAGGGAGAGCTCGGCGGCGGTCGATGGACGGCTAGGGCTGGTGTGGCtagaggcgagggaggccaccggcTTACATAGCTGCGcctgtgtgtacgcgtggcgggaagggaggcgtcgccgcgccgccccgtgacacgccggccgtgaggaatcaatggcaaggctgaccggcggcggcagcgcggcatccttggcattgattcccgcgggaaccgaggcgatgagggcaACGAAGTGGCCGTCTCGCTGACTTggcgggcccgcggctctttcgcgccaaaaccactcgccccgacgcccccaggcgcccccagcgcgccgggttcggcctgggtccgccggcgctgatttcggcccaagccggcgaaaaacgggctcctgggaACGTGACTAGACCGTTTTTTTGACGCCGGCGCAAAAAAATCGTCTGGGAGGCCATGttgggggcacggctggagatgctctaatcttgtgctccctccgtctcataatataagaacattttccAAGCTAAAACagttaaaaacgctcttatattatgggactgaatattgtctttggaggccgagctcgacggagctcggttttgaaaaatttgaatttcatcaaatttcatattttctacgcttcaaaaaattctgaaaaaatacagaTATACATGAAAGCATAACACATacgtgtgtaaattttcagggcaaaatacaatgaaatgagggttgtgcaaaaaagacaaatttgaggctttttaacacatgatactattcatcttcCCAagtcatgaatttgtcttttttgtacagctCGCATTTCAACGtttttcatcctgaaattttacacacatacacataacatccttgtttactacaccatttttcagatttttttaaacagaaaagtttgatttttgattttttttaaaaaggcctccatggaggccgagagcCAAACGTTCGTTCTCGACGGAGCGGGCACTATTTTACTGAAGTGAAAGTGCCAGAGGCAATTCAGATACCAGTACATTCTTTTACGGGAATATGGATTTATTCATCATATGATTATGATAGCACATTCATTTACAAGTTGTGATGAAATACATCCCGGTGGATCTGAATCCCAGACAGCTGATGTTCTAAACTAAAAGCACCGAGAGTGCGAATATAGGGGGGTATTTTGTGTTTCGGGAAGTCTGAAGAAAAAGGATTCTCAATCGGTCTTCCCTTTTTACCTTAGAAAAATAACTCAACCCTAGAATGAAATGcttgttatgtactccctctgtaaactaatataagagcgtttagatcactagaaTAGTGtcctaaacactcttatattagtttacggagggagtaatatttactTAGTTTAACCTGTATATGTTTTAATTTTGCTCTTTATCCAACTAGTCATTTCTTTGCCAAATTTGCCGAAGCTTGTGCTATTTTCAATCCAATCGTGGATATTATGCTCGTCATACCTCCAAAAAGATTTGGTTCTTGGGCCAAATCCGTACCAACTCCTAAGAAGAGATTTAAAGACAAAGACAAGCCATGGCCTGGTTTGGGGGGAGCGACTACAATAGAAGAAGGGCCACAGgtgcaaaaatagaaaaaggaacCTGGTCCGTTGGATTACAGATCGATGGTACATGTTGAAGTGTGGGATCTGTATCCACTGTTATCTAACTTTTGCAAAAAGGTCCCGGCAATTCTGATTGATTTTTGCAGACGGGTCACCCCTCTCCCCCATCCCTTATCTCTTGCACACTGTGGCGGCGATCTAGATCCGGCGGGACGCCGTCGACTTTCGCAGTCCGTTCCCGGTACTCCGGCTCGCAAGTCGTCTGGATCCGCCTCCCGGGCACCCTCGACGTTGCTCTCCACATCAACCCAGCAGCCGCTGCCAAGGTCCACTCCCCCAGGGCACCACCTCGCCTTCATCGCGCCGGACTACGACGGATTTGTAGCCGGCCGGAAGACCCATAGCACAGACGTGCCCGAGTGGATGCAGCCTGACGGCCACACGTGCCAGGTCTTCTTCCTCGACCCTGACGGTGAGTGATTCATTCTCGGGTGATGCTTAATGTTCGTTGGATTCCTATTTTATGAACACTATTTACAGTTATAATTGTAAATTGAACTTGCTATCTCGGTGATTTCTCTATTCTTGGTCTATACGTCCCACGGTCTAGCAGTGGCATGTTGATTAGTAGTTGTGGTATTGTATATTGCTACTCGCTGATGGCAAGTTTGGTGGATCGATGCtaggctcctttccaatcagctgAAGCGATggatttttctcttgttttggttTCGTACTGATTATAGTGTTGGCCTACTCGGCTCTCCTGCTTTCGTTTGGCACTATATCCGATACCTTCTCAGCTTGCCCAGTCCAGGGGTTACTCTAGACTTCATCTAGTATTAGACTGAAACACGAATTGAGTTCGTTAGATGTTTCTTTCTTTCTCTATAGCAAGAAATCGGAGTGGGGAGCACTTTTTTCTTCAAAACAATATTGTGATCATGCATCTGAAAACACATGAACAGAAATATTAATCACTGCACAAGCTTGCTATGCTTATACTAGATTTTCGAGCAGTTCTGTATATTGAAATCTCATCCTCTTCTCGGATATTGTACACGGGAACAAACTAATCTCATCTACCTGTTAAATTACCTGCATGTGAAGTGCTTGTACGCACAGGACTGAAATTCGTTAGACTTGCAGTAGGTGCCACTTCACTGATTTATGATAGTTCACTATCTATTTGTAATGTCattgaaactaaaatcaagatAGTTTTCGTTTAGTGAGACAATTGTATTAGCTTTTTGGTCGTACTCATTCGGCTTTTATGACACTACGACTGTAAAAAGAACAATTGCAATTTTTTTACCTTTTGTATATAGAAAAGAAGACTCTCTTTCTGTGTATCTTTTTAAtttgcaacattaacattgcaatCTTGGAATTGGTGCTGATTTTCTCAATTTCTGTTGTCCGTATGCTGGATAGATTGAAGCTCGTCGAGAAGAAAAGAAGACCTGGAATTCATCAAAAAGTCGCACGCAAATGCAGCATTTGTAAGGAACTGGTGCTCCATGATGCAAGGACATGCTCTAAGAAACAAATGACACAACAGTAGAGGTTTGTGCTTCTTGCTTTGTAGACTACCTATTTTTTTGCATTGCTATTACTGCATAATACTATATGTTTCAAGATGAGTCGTATTTGTTTGGTGTGAACCAATCAAGCTTAGATACGATTCATTTAGCTGATATATATATTCTTTATGCCACGGCCTAGTGGAGTATTAGAACAAAAATTATTGAGCTCTTTTCAATAAAAAGTACTATAGTAGAAGCTGTTATGTGGACGGACATATATCGTTCCTACTTCACAATGAGAACGTAATTTTCCTATTCCTTTCCTTGtaatgtaaaatatattttttcctttgtatttgtaGATGCATGATGCTCTGACAACAGGAAATAACAAGACTACAGATGGATCGAAGAAGCTTTTATTCAAGTCTCCCCTTTCTGACAATTGAGAGAAGTTCTATGCAGGATAAATATAACTCTGTTCTTGATCATGCATCTGTACTTGTCTGTGCTCAACTGAATCGTGTTTGCTTGGTGTGGTCTCTCCCAGCAAAGAAGTTTGATGAGCAAGTAGTGGAACTGGAGGGAAATGCTAGAGCTTTTCTGTTATGTACCGTCAAGATAGTAGATCTTATCGTTTTAAATAGCAATGCCTGTTGAGTGATGATCATATTAGTCCTTAATACTTTGTCTTGCTGGCCATGTACTAAAAATAGTGCTACCATGTCTCATCAAGATATGTATGCTTGTGATATGCTCAATCTGGGATTGTCCAGTCTGATGTTTAGTTATGCTTCAAAGGGTGGCTTAATTTGATCCATGTACTCACATATTTGTGATACATACTGTCATATTTTGCACTGACAATTGTATCCAGCTTCTTTTTGCATAATTGGTGATGTAGTAAAAGCCACGAATAATGCACTGAAATATGCATGGTTTTGATGAAGTAGATACGAGCAAAGATTTAAAGCAGTATAACTAATAGGATATGTGGCTTCATCTTCATCACTGCAGACTCCATAAGGGTCGTTGGACAAAATGAATAGAGAGGGAGATGAAATACTTGAGGTGGTTGATGCAAATGTTCTGTTTTATAAGTAGTTGCTAGTAGGTTTTTTTCGTAAAATATACATTAAGTGGCTGAGATTCATCCACCTGAATCTGTGCCATCCACCAATGATCCAATGGCCCAGgttcctttttctatttttgcacCTGTAGCCCTTCTCCTTGGTTTGGTCCCCACTACACTCCGCCACTGCGAATAAGATTACACCATGTGCACATAGCAGAAAGATTAACCGAGGATCTTCACCAATATAGTTTGCCTCGAAATGTCAGGTGAGCAAAAAAGCAAACACAAAACATACAAAATCGCAGGCGCAACCATAACACGCAACAATCCCACAAACCTTGATAAGTTCAATTGACAAAACTAAACCTACAAACCTATGTCATACGAGGATTTTCAGTGTAAGATGCACATCACACGTTAACAAACTTGACCTAGAAAAACAGAACTCATGGCATACCTTGCTCCTCATGCATTCCTTAACACTTTCAAGAGCGTGAACGCCGCTGTACAAAACAGCCTTTTGGGTTGACAATTAACTTTTAGTCGCGGGGTTCTGCCCATGACAGTTGATACGTGTCTAGTTGATTTATTGAAGCTATTGATGTCCTCCTTCACCTGAAACTGGGACGTTAACACCGATCTCCAGTATGGGAAGAAGCTTCTCCTTGCCAATTTGAGCTCCCATCCTCGAGGACCTTTCTTCCCTTTAGCCTGGCTCATAAGTCAAGCAAGATTTACATGTTAGAAATCCCAATACCAGCCAGCGGCAGCAGCTGCTGCTTCAGAAGTTAACTTGGACTATGGAAAATGAGAAATAATTTAAGTTACTGATAACAAGCTTGGAGACACAACACTGAGTGGTGCCAACAAAATATTCAGTGGCAGTAAGAAGAGCATGCATGTTTAAAAATAGCAAGTGCCAATAAGAACTGTCCCCAGGACATAGCAGTTGAGCTTGCAAAATGCCAATTTTGTGTGTGCTTGAACCAACATtctactccttccgtcccataatataagagcgttttttacactagtgtagtgtaaaaaaacgctcttatattatgtgaCGAGGGAGTAATAAATAAGAACGTTATTACGCGCCCAATATGGCAAACAGATTTGGGAATAAATCATGGCCAAAAAAGGCAGTGTGGCACGGGGAGTGGGATTACCATAATTATTTCAGTTACCTTTACATTTTCCAAACAATCATCTGTGCCTGCTTTGATCCTGGCCATCGGTCCTACTTTAGTTCCATCACAGAATAAATTAGAGTTTATATTCCCAAATGTTGAAATAAACAATTCAATCAACACACAGCACGCACACACACGCTCACATACCAAGTTTGTGAGGCAGCTCTTCAGTGGACACCACGTTCTCATAGAGGCGGCTTCGAGAAATAGAAATAATCAGAAGAACATCATACATATGCAAAATTATGGTCAACTAAGAAATGAAAAGGTGTGCAGAACAGTACAGATTTCCAATATCTATGCCTTCTCCAGAACAAAGACCATAATCCTTCAATATCAACGAGACACGTTCAAGGACCTCCACATGGGACACTGGTATTATATAGGGCACCTGCATTCACAATTGTACCTCATTCTATTAACATTTCATAGCATATGATATTTAGAAAAAGCAATAATCAAATTTAGCGCATGTGTTGAACATCTTTTCGAAGAACAGAAAACATGTGATATCGTCATATTAAATATTCAGGAGAACTTTGGTTTAAGTTTTAGCCAGACCACTCCATGGCTAGTACACACTTTCAGTGCACTTCGTAGCACTTGCATATAATAAATTACCAAAAGCACAAGAATTAGCAGgcaggtactacctccgtcctggtttattgatcTCTTTTGTATttagtgtcaaattttgaccataggtttaactaacaaaatgtcaatgcatgtcaccgaagATTATACCATTCAAAACTACATTCAAATACGAATCCTGTTATGACCGGTTTGGTCTATACAAGGAAGAGGCCCACCGggcattagtattaggggcttgacccacaagttatcttaggcaagttattttaggcaagttatcttaggctaaagttataaatactagttgtaagacaTCGTTTGAGATCAAGCAATAAAGATAGTTCTATCATATTGCCCGGCTCtagaggagccggaaaccctagccgcaccttgccctagctgccgccgcccttcttctccctcgcgACGGCGCCaacacgccggagccgccgccctcgcccccaaCCCTCGCTGTTCTGCCCGTATAACCTACGGAGTagagccggtaggaaccctagtcctaccaatttggtatcaggtaccCGGGTTTCGACCATGTCTTCGCCACCTCcaattccgccgccgccgccaccaccgccgctgcccatcaactccaccaccgccgctgccgccaacTCCTCCACCTCCGCCGCTTCCGCGCCGGGCGTCACGGCCTCGCTCTCGGCGGGCGCTACGGCGTCGCTCTCGGCGCCGACCCTCCCGGCGCCCGGCACCGCGCCAGGCCACGGGCGGCCACCGACCCCCGTCCAACANNNNNNNNNNNNNNNNNNNNNNNNNNNNNNNNNNNNNNNNNNNNNNNNNNNNNNNNNNNNNNNNNNNNNNNNNNNNNNNNNNNNNNNNNNNNNNNNNNNNNNNNNNNNNNNNNNNNNNNNNNNNNNNNNNNNNNNNNNNNNNNNNNNNNNNNNNNNNNNNNNNNNNNNNNNNNNNNNNNNNNNNNNNNNNNNNNNNNNNNNNNNNNNNNNNNNNNNNNNNNNNNNNNNNNNNNNNNNNNNNGACGGCAACCGCGCCACTCGCCGCCACCACAGGGCCGCAGTGGCCCACCTGGACCGCGCCATCCGCGCCGTCTCCCGCCGCGCCGTCACTTCCAGCAGCCACGGAGCAGGGTCCTCCACCGCCCCATCCCAGCCCTAACTTGGGCCGGTCGTCGCCGAGCGGGCTTCTGATCCAGGAGGTCCGCTTTCCGTCATCGCCATCACCACTCCCCGACTGGCTTCACGGGCCGCCATCGGCCTACCCGGGGGCCCGTCCGCCGTCCGGTTTCCCGTTGCAGCCCGAGGCGTCGGGCGTCACCGGGAACTACGCCGGGCCTTCCACCATGGACCACGCACCATCATCCGCCCTACGCACCGCCGAGGCAGTGGGCTAGGGCGCGCCACACCAGCAGCCGCCCCGGTTCGCCAAGATCGACGTCGCCACATACGACGGCTCCGACGACCCtcttaactggctcaaccagtgtgacAAGTTCTTCCGCGGACAGCGCACACCCGCGTCGGAGCGTACTTGGTGGCTTCCTACCATCTCCGCGGGGCTGCCCAGACATGGTACTaagccctcgagcaggacgagggcggcatgcccccgtGGGATCGTTTCCGAGAGCTGTGCCTTCTTCGTTTCGGGCCACCGGTCCGCAGGAGCCGCTTGGCCGAGTTGGGCCGCTTGCcgttcacctccacggtgcaggacttcgccgaccgcttccaggccctggcgtgccacgcgccCGGTGTGACGGCCTTACAGCGGGCGGAGCTTTTCATCGGCGGCCTTCCCGACCACATCCGTGTGGATGTCG is a window encoding:
- the LOC123040901 gene encoding peroxidase 2-like; the protein is MAASSELAILVACALLLAAACGGAPDDVPELEVGYYEETCPEAESIVRAAVSEAVAADAGVGAGLIRLLFHDCFVQGCDASVLLDPTASNPRPEKLGPPNFHSLRGFEAIDAAKAAVEEACPGTVSCADIVAFAARDASYLLSGYRVDFTMPAGRLDGRRSNASDTVPSLPPASASFTELVDNFARQGLDAEDMVVLSGAHSVGHARCSTFAAGRTAVDADADIDPSFARSLRRRCARAGNSTDGKEQDEPTVSQDTVTPTELDSQYYRNVLKRRVLLASDAALLETPEAARMVRDSASVGGRWEKKFAKAMVKMAGIGVKKAGRHAEIRANCRVVNY